The Microbacterium forte sequence AGGCCGAGATGGAGCGCCTCACTCCACCGGACGCACTCGTCTCGGAGTCGATCGATCTGTCTGAGACGCTGCTGCTCTCGAGCGAGCTGCAGCAGCTCGCACCGGACGCGCAGGCGGTCATGCGACTGGCCTTCTACGATGACCTGACCCACGAAGAGATCTCACGCAGAATGGGGATGCCGCTCGGCACCGTGAAGAGCCATATCCGCCGAAGTCTTGCCCGAATGCGCGACCGATTGGAGGTGAACCATGTCACATCTCGATGACGAGAAGATCGCCCTGATCGCGATGGGTGAGCCGGTCGGCTCCGATGCGGACATGCAGCACCTCGTCGAATGCGAGTCCTGTGCGGCAGAGGTCGCCGAGATGTCCCGCGTGGCGCTCGTGGCGCGATCCAGCGTCGTCGAGGGCGACCTGGAAGCCCCGCCGGCAGACGTGTGGTCGCGGATCCATGGCGAGCTCGGTTTGACCGAGGTGGTCGCTGCCGATCCCGCGTCCATCGCTGGCGAGCTCGAACCCCCGCCGGAGCCCGAGCCGGAGCCCGAGCTCGAGCCGGATTCGGAGCCGGCTGCTGCGGATGCCGGGCATCCGCGTCAGCGTGCTCGCGTGCGCTCGCGTCGTCGCTCCTCGGCATCCGTCTGGATCCTCGCCGCGTCGATGGCGCTCGTCGTCGCGATCGGCGCCGGTGTCTGGATCGCCCGTGCGCTGACGCCCTCGTCTGCCGTGATCGCCTCGGCCGAGCTCGCGGCGTTCCCCGATCACCCCGATGCGGTCGGGCAGGCGGAGGTCGACGACGACGGCGACGGCCGGCGCACGCTCACGGTGACGCTCGAAGGCGATGAGCTTGCAGACGGTGACTACCGCGAGGTGTGGCTGATCCGCGAAGACGGGCAGGCGCTGATCAGCCTCGGCGTGCTCGACGACGCATCGGGCACCTTCCGTGTGCCCGACGGCGTCGACCTCGACGAGTACCGCCTGGTCGACATCTCCTTCGAGCCGGTGGACGGCGATCCGGCGCACTCGGGGGATTCGATCGTGCGGGGAGAACTCGACTTCGCCTGAGGGGCGAGCACCACGCCGCGCGAGTTCCGAGCGCGCTGAGGCGCACTCGACTCAGGCGTGCGAGCTCTCGGCCTGCGCGAGGACGCGCTGCAGTGGTCGGTAGTGCTCGATCACGGCCGCGCGGTAGGCGTCGACGTCCCCGGCCCGCACGGCGGCGAGCATGTCGCCGTGCGCCACCGCGGTCTGATGGATGTCGTCGGGCTGATCGATGTCGAGCTGCGGCAGCACGGCTGTGTGCACGTCCCAGAAGGCGCCGACGAGCTGCCCGACGAGTCGGTTGCCGATCGCGTCGAAGAGCTTGGTGTGGAACAGGCGGTCGGCCTCGAGGAAGCGCTCGCCTCTGCTCGCCTTGTCGACCATCTCGGCGACGAGCTCGTCGAGCTCTCCGCCGGCATCGACCTGGGCGGCCGCCACGACACGCTCGGCCATCGAGAGGTCGAGCGCCAGGCGCACTTCGACGACCTCTCGCAGCGACTGCAGAGACCCTTCGGGGGAGAGGACCCCTCGGAAGACCAGTGCCTCGACCATCGGATCCAGTGACATCGGGCCGACGTAGGTGCCGTGGCCGTGCCGCACATCGACGATGTCGAGAGTCGACAGGGTGCGGATCGCCTCCCTGACCGACGAGCGAGACACATCGAGCTCTTCGCAGAGCTCGGCCTCGGTCGGAAGGGGGTCTCCGGGTGTCAGCCCGCGGGCGATGATGAGCTGCTTGATCTGATCCGCCGTCGTCGAGCGCCGCATCCGCGATGCCCTACTCGTGGTGGACTTCATCTGGTCTCCCTCTCGTCCCGACTGAAACGCTCCGATCATCTCACTCTTGTGATTCGACCGATCGTGTGTTTAGAGTACATCAGACATCAGATGTCCTCAAGATGTCCCCCACCCACCCTGGAGCACACATGAACCGACACGTCACCCGCCGCCGTGCGGGTCGATTCACGACACTGGTCGCCGGCACCGTCGCCGCCTCCGCCGTCCTGGCCGGCTGCGCCGCCGGAGCGACCCCCGCACCCGACGACGGCGCGTCCGCCGGCGCCGTCGATCCCGACGCGATCATCGAAGCGGGCATCTCGTACACGCTCAACGGCAGCTTCGACCCGATGGTCGCCTCCGGCGCCGTCACGGTGTCTGCGAACTGGCATGTCTTCGAGGGCCTCGTCGACCTCGACCCCGTCACGCAGGAGGCCGCCCCCGCACTCGCCGCCGACCTCCCGACCAAGGTCGATGACACCACGTACGAGATCGACCTGCGCGAGGGCGCGACGTTCCAGAACGGCGACCCGGTCACCGCAGACGACGTCGTCTTCAGCTACGAGCGCGTCCTGAACCCCGACAACAACTCGCTGTTCCGGACCTTCATCGACTTCGTCGACACGGTGACCGCGGTCGACGAGGACACGGTGCGGATCACGACCGACTATCCGTTCTCCCTCATCGAAGAGCGCCTCGGCGTCGTCAAGATCGTGCCCAAGGCGGTCGTCGAAGCAGACCCCGAGGGCTTCGGTGCGAACCCCGTCGGCTCCGGTCCCTACTCGCTGGTCTCCGCCGTCCCCGAGGACAAGCTCGTCTTCGAGCGCTACGACGACTACAACGGACCGCACCCGGCACTCGCCGCGGGCATGAACTGGAACCTGCTGTCCGATGCCTCAGCCCGAGTCACGGCTATGTCGACCGGCACGATCCAGGCGATGGAGGACGTGCCCTACATCGACGTCGACTCGCTCGCATCCGCCGCCGATGTCG is a genomic window containing:
- a CDS encoding ABC transporter substrate-binding protein → MNRHVTRRRAGRFTTLVAGTVAASAVLAGCAAGATPAPDDGASAGAVDPDAIIEAGISYTLNGSFDPMVASGAVTVSANWHVFEGLVDLDPVTQEAAPALAADLPTKVDDTTYEIDLREGATFQNGDPVTADDVVFSYERVLNPDNNSLFRTFIDFVDTVTAVDEDTVRITTDYPFSLIEERLGVVKIVPKAVVEADPEGFGANPVGSGPYSLVSAVPEDKLVFERYDDYNGPHPALAAGMNWNLLSDASARVTAMSTGTIQAMEDVPYIDVDSLASAADVESVQSFGLLFMMFNTKAAPFDDVRVRQAMHYALDMDKIIETGMLGNATPATSFLPETYPNYNEASTVYSYDPEKAEELLAEAGVDDLSITLLTTDTGWVKEVAPLIKESLDAIGIDTTLDIGQSASMYEKVDSGDYTVAIAPGDPSVFGVDPDLLMNWWYGENVWTQTRTNWADSAEYAELRTLLDDAVQQQGDEQQATWDKAYDLIADEAVLYPLFHRKLPTAWSSQELIGFAPVPTTGLSFLDVGVAAK
- a CDS encoding anti-sigma factor, translating into MSHLDDEKIALIAMGEPVGSDADMQHLVECESCAAEVAEMSRVALVARSSVVEGDLEAPPADVWSRIHGELGLTEVVAADPASIAGELEPPPEPEPEPELEPDSEPAAADAGHPRQRARVRSRRRSSASVWILAASMALVVAIGAGVWIARALTPSSAVIASAELAAFPDHPDAVGQAEVDDDGDGRRTLTVTLEGDELADGDYREVWLIREDGQALISLGVLDDASGTFRVPDGVDLDEYRLVDISFEPVDGDPAHSGDSIVRGELDFA
- a CDS encoding FadR/GntR family transcriptional regulator, which encodes MKSTTSRASRMRRSTTADQIKQLIIARGLTPGDPLPTEAELCEELDVSRSSVREAIRTLSTLDIVDVRHGHGTYVGPMSLDPMVEALVFRGVLSPEGSLQSLREVVEVRLALDLSMAERVVAAAQVDAGGELDELVAEMVDKASRGERFLEADRLFHTKLFDAIGNRLVGQLVGAFWDVHTAVLPQLDIDQPDDIHQTAVAHGDMLAAVRAGDVDAYRAAVIEHYRPLQRVLAQAESSHA